tacagtgattatcctctaatcacgcagtCAAAgaactcattagattcttctcaCGATTTACAGGGGTTGTGAAggtggttttataattagactttatttagtactctaaattagtggtcaaaggtgaaaaaaaattctatagAATCCTAACCAAACACGGTCATAGTCTGCTTCTCCTAATGACCGATCTGGTTGCTCACATGTTGTaaagcaagcgaacgaggacacgaacaagagcagcagcagcatgatTGCGAGATGTGATCTAAAATTTCTAGATTGAAGGCCCAGGCGTCGGCGGCCTCCTCGCATGAGGACGAGGCCCTGCGCTCACCTCCATGTGGGCCCGGGCATAGGTCCCTGGGGGCGCATGGGCTGGTGGCGCGAGGAACGACGAACGATgacgaggagagagagaaggcgGGGTGGCCGTTGCCGGTGAGGTAATCACCACCTCACGTCTCCTCAGGTAGCCCCCCTGCATTGACCATCTTGCCCTCCGGTGCTCCCCCCGTTTCTCCTCCCCGTTGCATCCAGTGGCATCCTCTGTTAATTGTTGCAAAAAATGAGGTCAAAAGAGTCATCCGGGAGCCCGTCAAAAGGCAGTCAAAAGTACACACACTCCCGAgctagtactacgcatttaactCACCTCATCACTCCCTTGATCTCCTCTCTCTCACCCCGCACTCCCACACCTCATCAGCCAGGGggtgtccgccgccgccacctcccgctccacgccgccgcagccgcagatctccgcccgccgccgcctccgccatggaGTACGAGCGCATTGAGAAGCCGTTCCCCACCCAGGCACGAACCCATCTCTCCGTCTCCGACCCGGCCTCTGCTGCGGCCGCCTTTCCTCCTCAGATTCTCTCTGCCCGTTCCGTTCGGTGGTGAGTAATGCGAGCCGCCGCTGACACGCTGTGCTGCCTGTGACCTGCAGGGCGGCGGGTTCTCGCCCAAGCGCCTGCGCGCGATGCTGCTGGGGGTGGACAAGCGCCGCAAGGGCCacgacgcggaggaggaggaggacggcggcgccggcgccggggacgaCGACTACGGCGCCGTGCCCAGGGCCTCCGTTAGatccgacgccgacgccgacgcgcgcGGTGGGCATTCTGCTCCCTCCTCTTTTCCCCCCTCCCTTGCTCGATTGGGATGGGCTTTCTGCCCAATTGAGCCCTGCATTGCTTGGTTTCGGACATTCGATTTGGTGGTCAATGCATGGTCAAAATTTGGCCACCCTGCTTTACAGCATACGTATTTTTTCCTCAAAAGATGGATATAGGCAACCCTCTTTTTCTATCAATGGAGCTCCGTCTGTGCTGTACCCTAAAGTGGAAAGGAGAATCTTTTCGTGCTCTATGGACACCGGGGAACGCGTTTGGTGGTTTGTTTGTGACTGGTCGACGGGGTTGTAGGAAGGGGCCAAATGCAGTTCCAAACTGCAGTTCAGTCGTGTGGCCTTCTTTTGGGTCGTTGCTGCGCATTTTCTTTTCTTGCTCCAGTTGGGGTTATGCCGGCCGTAGAGGTCAACAATCTTATGTTTCTCCAACTAACTTTCTGGTTTTCAGTTAGAAGTGCAATAGCCATATGCTTCAGTGGGTAGCTGCACTGAAAGTCTTCTGACAACGATTGCCTGAATCTTTAGCTGATTTCAGAGTGTGAAACTGTGTGATTGGCTTCTTGTGTAGGTGGAGGTGCCAATTGCGAGGAATACAAGGACGTGGATGTGGTGAGCACCATCTCAGAATCTTCAACCTCACTTGAGACAGGGAGTGGGCACCGTTCGAGAGATACCCACTCCATGGGCTCGAGGGTAAGGGTGCCCGAAGAAGATCCGTGTGATACTGAGAGTGTGGCCTCCAACTTTGAATTCCACAAGGAACGAGGGACCTCTGCTCGGTCAGCGGCGGCATCAGTTGTTCCTCCCTTCTCAAAGCCTGCTCCATCAAAGTGGGACGATGCACAGAAATGGATTGCCAGCCCAACAACAAACCGTCCTAGCAGGGCTGCTGGTGGGGCAGTACCCAGGAAGATGGAGAAGCCTAGCTCTGGCATGGGGAGATTGCCAGCAACGAAGGTTGTGTTGGAGGCCACAGAGGAGATAGATACTAAGAGGATTGACCCAAGCCAAGAGAAGAGGGAAATTGGGTGGCAGAAAGCAGTAAATTGGGCTCCACCTGATCCCTATCCAGAAGCGGAGCCTTGTTCAAAGACTACAATTGCTGCAGAAAGTACAATAGTTGATTCAACCGGTTAGTATTGTGCCCTTGTTTTTCATCTTGCCTCGGCTCTACTTCTTCCACAATTAATTTTTGATGCATTGTGTGTTGGTGATCAATTCCTTCACTGGgcatccttttcttttctttctttcattcaTCTACATCTAactggaaaagaaaagagaataaTTGATAGCTGCATTTTTTTGTGAATGACTGCAGTTAGTTTTGATCGTAATGATTCATCCACCATGCTTCAAAGCGCAACAGCATGTATACCTCCACCATCAACAGTTCGGTCAGTATCAATGAGGGATATGGGTACTGAAATGACTCCTATTGCAAGCCAAGAACCATCCCGGACAGGAACACCGGTGAGAGCAACAAGTCCAAATTGTTCTCAGCCAACAACTCCACGAAGGACGTTAGGCCCCAATGCAATTGGTGCTGTTATCAGCCATGGAGAATGTAGCAATGCTGAATTAAGTGAACAGGAATTACAAACAAACACTAGGAGGGAGATAATGCTTCTTGGCACGCAGCTTGGTAAGACAAGCATTGCAGCATGGGCAAGCaagaaggaagaggaaaaggacgCATCACTTTCACTGAAAACAGTGCCCATGGACCAATCCACACAGAACATAACTGAAATCCGTGCAGCTGCATGGGAGGAGGCTGAAAAGGCCAAATACTTAGCCAGGTGCTTATATCTAAGTGTCTTCTATCTGCATTTTTAAATTCTTTGGTTGGTGAGTGACTTGATTAATATGctgtccctttttcttttccaggtTCAAACGAGAAGAGATCAAGATCCAAGCATGGGAGGATCATCAAAAGGCCAAAATTGAAGCTGAAATGAGAAAAATTGAAGTAAGCAGCTTATTTCCTGTCATTCAAAGTTGCCATGCCATGTCCATGGATCCTGTTGGTTTTGCCTTTTATCTGGGATGTGTTTTCCTCTCCCCCTCTTTATAATTTTTAGAATCCTTATTTTATTTTCATGCCATATCTTGTCAATGCGCATATGCGTATATGAGATAATCCCTACATTGGAAGTTTGCATATCATTGTAGGGAACTTTACAGCTTATCACCTCCTCCAGCTATGATTTATCTgaattaaatgcatatcttacCCTTTATGGCTACCTCTCAATTTGCTGGGGATgcaattatttaattatttggTAACTGTTCACAGTGGCAAGCAGAATATAAAGATCATAGGTATCAAGACAAATAAGTAGAATAACACCTTAATCACAGAACAAAAAATAGCCCAAGACAACACTTGGAACCAGAGCAGCAATTTTTCTCTTGCATCAGCGTAACACTTGGTATTAGCATATTTGTCCTTCCATTTAATCTTGGATACGACATAGCAACAACAAGGCGTTTTGGATACACCATAGCAATACAAGTATATTTTGTTCCATTCAGATATAGTATGGTAGGTTCACTAGCTTATTCAAGTTTGTTATTCTGCTGCCTCTATTCTCTTGCTCTGTATGCCAGGGATGTTTCAGAACATATAAAACCAAATGTTGCAAAATTCAGTTTTTCTTACAAACATTTTCATGGATGTTGCATTGTTCATATCAATGAAGTAGTCATCATGGTTTTGTGTTCCTGAAGGTTGAAGTGGAGAGGATGCGTGCCCGTGCTCAAGACAAGTTGATGACCCAGCTCGCATCAGCAAGGCACAATGCAGATGAGAAGCGTGCTGCCGCGGAGCTGAAAAGGAACCGTGCGGCAGCAAGGACAGCCGAACAGGCAGAGCACATCAGGAGAACCGGCCGAGTGCCGCCTTCCTCTGGCTGCTGGAACTGGTGCTCGTAGGAAGCAAGCTagcgcctctcctccctctgcCCCTGTGAAGCATCTCACCTGTTACTGTCTACTAGTGAAATGAATATCGAGTGTCTTGTAGAACCTTCCTTCCTTTTGGATTGATTCAGTAGATATGTGACAGAAGAAGAATGAATCACTTGTAACTACATATGTAAAGATGTGTGCCTCATGGCGTCTGTGCTGTGCAGTTACTGTTAGTGTCACAGATGCCTCGAAATCATTGTTAAGTGAAGTTCAGAATCCAGGCTCAGTTTGCAGAGGCTTGAATTGCAGGATGTTCAATTTGTGTTCATATGTGTGGTATATTCAGTAATATGGTTGCATTAAGGAACAGAAAACCCTAGGGGTGGGCAAAATATAACCGAAACCGATTAACCGAACCGAATCGAACCGCTTTAACCGCAAAAGtcggttaattcggttaacGGTTAATTTTGCGGTTAAATTTTTTGAGATATTCTTTAACCGCATATTATTTCGGTTTTGATGTGCCACTAACCGATTTAACCGAATTAACCGATTTAGCAAGTTGAGTGTAATATGTATTTATCTTATGTCTTAAATATATGTATAATCATGTGAGATATCAAGAATTCTTGGTTTTCATAATTAAGATATCTAAGTGAGGCTACATTAATTGTTTTTCTAGCTTTCTAAGCTTATTTTAGTGGCCAATAGCTTGTAGTTGATGTCATAATTTCATTCTAATTTGCTTGTTATTTATGTATTGTATACATTACGGTTAACTGCAAAACCGAACCGATTTAACCGCAACCGAATTTACGCGGTTAAAAGATTTCTAGCTACAATTTCGGTTAAGAGTTTGTCATAaccgaaatatttcaaaaccgaATTAACCGAACCGATTTAACCACACTAACCGAATGCCCAGCCCTAGAAAACCCAAGCTGTTTTCTTCACCCGAGAAACATTCATCAGAGGCTTGCTCGTCAGTTGGATTCACTGAATGGAGGCCTCTTTGTGCAGAATTTAGCAGTCATATTCTTAAACATATGGAACGAACAAGGTTCCCTTTTCAACATATCATGATCGGGGCTCTTGTCAGAACAGATCAAGAAAATGTGAACGCTGCTGAACAATAAGAAATTCAAGTACATCTTCATCTGGAATGTTCCCTTTTAAGCTTCATGTTCATACCAGCAGTAATAGATGTAGCACTGCTACTTTTATGAGACGTCCAAAGAACAGGGAAAGCAACATcatcatcaaaggccctctctTGAGTTCTCAAATTCGCAGCATGGAGGCTTTTTGTTCAGAGTTACAAAGATGAATCATTGCTGATCATTAGCATGGAGCCTGATGTGACAAGGCAGGGCAGCCAGGGGAACTGACGGTCCAAGTGAACAAAAGGCATGGCCATGGCAATATAGCAAGACTGCGGCAGATGGCACTAGAGCTGGCTACTcgaacttcttgatgagggagAGGTCGTTGAGCATCTTCTCGATCTTctcgtcgccggcgtcgccgtcgaACCTGCCCCCGGACTTGAGGGAAGGGACGAGCGCGGTGGCCTCGCCGCTGGTGTCGGGGCAGAGGTTGCCGATGGTGCAGAGCTCGAACTCGGCGAGGCCGTAGCGGCTGAGCGTCTCGCGGACCTGGCGCACGGCGTCGGGGTTCTTGTAGCGGCTGAAGCGCTTGACGTACTGCAGCGACTTCTCGAACACCTGCGACACCTGCGACGAGGGGTCCGAGTCCGACGCGTGCCGCTGGATCTGCTCGTACTTGTGCTCCAGGATGATGGCCACCTCGCAGTTCATCAGGCACTTGGCCTTGAGGAACTCTGCTTCGACACGGCAGCGGGTTAATTGCGTTCGCACCACGACGGCGATGATAAAGCAACACGCCGTCCGGCGAGACGGAAGAGCggcgaaaccctagccgccaggGGGGGATAGTGGGGAGAGcaggaagagagggagagcgAACCTTCTCCGATCTTGAGCTCGGCGgcgttctcctcctcctcgccggacaTCTTGCTGCTTCCGACCGGAGCGAGATCGCCGGAGTTGGAATTGCTGCGATGCGATTGGACTCGACTCGATTGAACAGCCGGAAGGGGATGATGGGGgaagcgggcggtggcggcggcgaagcgggcTATTGGACTGGGCCGGATCAGACGGACTCTTGGGCAAGATGGGCCTAATACTGGGCCGAAAATGGATAAGACCCAGGCAGATTACTTcttgaattaagtaggctcgcGTCCCGACAATCGGGGGTGTAGCTCATATGGTAGAGCGCTCGCTTCGCATGCGAGAGGCacggggttcgattccccgcacctccatttcttttttttttcttttgtcctCATTTCCAGTGGCTGGACCCGCCTGCCAGAGCGTGCCTGCGGACTCGATTGGCAGAGCGTGCGGTGTCGCCTCGTCGTCTCTACCCCTTCGGAGCGCGCGTGCCTGCCCTGCCGACTCGATTGGACTCGATTTGAATGTTTCGTGCAATATAAAATAGTAGTTGAGgtggacttttttttttcaacataTCTTTTGATGCTGCAAACGGTGATTTTTTATGCTGTAgaactttatttttatattgtGGATGTTATTCTTTGATGTTGTGTGGACCAATGGAGCGTCCGATGGGAAGTTTAACCATCAGATGCGCGGATGCTAGCAATGTCAATTTATTATTTTTGATGCATATTGTATCCTGACAGTCTGATTCCCTATTTGTAAttttaatactccctccgttttcgTTTCTTTAGGCATATCACGATTTTCTGCATTTTTAGATTTATAGGGTGCAACCCCCTTGGAAAGCTCATTTAATTGGGAATCCGAATCGTCACGCTATGGGGATAAATCTTCCGATGCTCCAAACTCTGCTCGTTTTTTTCCCTCTCGATGGCTGCATGCAAAAAGGAAGAAAAGTGTCCGCCTGCAATTATGGATCCTGGGAAGGCGATGCACATTCATCCGGAGTTGAGGCTGATACGCCTAATAAAcgaaaaacggagggagtatgtcaaCTAAATTCTATGTAGAAATCTCAATGAAATAAGCTATGTATGTCTGTGTTAGTTTCGGCCCGCGGGCCGTTGGACGGTCTCCAGCCAGGATTTTTGGCCTTATCCTCAGGTCGTGTCGGGCTCGAGCTGGTAGAGAAGcaagcgcttttttcttttttatatttaaaaaaaataaaaatttcaaaaatatatgtccgttttgaattatttcaaaaatacccccggtcgcactcccatagggcgacaggcccttagtgtatttttttttcaaatttgcaacgagatccctggaaaaaaaaagaggccctagagagccatttagtaccagttggtggttccaaccggtactaaataggctACTCTGATAATGGTTTGGAGTCATAAACCGATACTAAATTGTCCAGATGCAACTTAGTATTAGCTGGTGGTTCTAGACGATACTAAATTACTCCGACAATTTGGTATTTTCTACATTTAACTAAATTTATGCATGCTTATTGAAAGTAATTACTATTTAAACTACAAGTGTCTCTGTTCTACTATAGCTCATTTCCCAAAAATGGAAGAAAATTATAAATGTTTGTTAAGGATAATTCAAACATCTACCTCCAAccttattataaaaataataataattccCAGATACTCTAGGCATACgctcggatactccggacaaGGGTTCGGACCTCCGATCTATATCCTGGATATTCCGAGCGTATGCCCGAATACTCCAGGGATGGGTTC
This window of the Panicum virgatum strain AP13 chromosome 1K, P.virgatum_v5, whole genome shotgun sequence genome carries:
- the LOC120698810 gene encoding uncharacterized protein LOC120698810; the protein is MEYERIEKPFPTQGGGFSPKRLRAMLLGVDKRRKGHDAEEEEDGGAGAGDDDYGAVPRASVRSDADADARGGGANCEEYKDVDVVSTISESSTSLETGSGHRSRDTHSMGSRVRVPEEDPCDTESVASNFEFHKERGTSARSAAASVVPPFSKPAPSKWDDAQKWIASPTTNRPSRAAGGAVPRKMEKPSSGMGRLPATKVVLEATEEIDTKRIDPSQEKREIGWQKAVNWAPPDPYPEAEPCSKTTIAAESTIVDSTVSFDRNDSSTMLQSATACIPPPSTVRSVSMRDMGTEMTPIASQEPSRTGTPVRATSPNCSQPTTPRRTLGPNAIGAVISHGECSNAELSEQELQTNTRREIMLLGTQLGKTSIAAWASKKEEEKDASLSLKTVPMDQSTQNITEIRAAAWEEAEKAKYLARFKREEIKIQAWEDHQKAKIEAEMRKIEVEVERMRARAQDKLMTQLASARHNADEKRAAAELKRNRAAARTAEQAEHIRRTGRVPPSSGCWNWCS
- the LOC120698887 gene encoding DNA-directed RNA polymerase II subunit 4-like, which translates into the protein MSGEEEENAAELKIGEEFLKAKCLMNCEVAIILEHKYEQIQRHASDSDPSSQVSQVFEKSLQYVKRFSRYKNPDAVRQVRETLSRYGLAEFELCTIGNLCPDTSGEATALVPSLKSGGRFDGDAGDEKIEKMLNDLSLIKKFE